In Candidatus Saccharimonadales bacterium, one DNA window encodes the following:
- a CDS encoding ATP-binding cassette domain-containing protein, producing the protein MSSNTPLVAIDHFRMDFGKKTVIKDLSFTVAPGEIFGFLGSNGSGKTTTIRALLGLYEPTGGSLLINGQVFSPKHSKTLGYLPEERGLYKKEPVIDVMTYFGQLKGISRSDARKWSLDYLERVDLADHAKAKLDKLSGGQQQKVQLGVTIMSSPELLILDEPTKGFDPVNRRLLMDIIDEQNKKGAGVMMVTHQMEEVERLCSRALLLKDGKAEAYGTIDEIKDNFGGQRIMLRFKGAVPEKPSLYTITKSETSYAELTPKEDVGHDRILRELMSASNLDISTFDVRKPSLDEIFVSVYGAKKPDHA; encoded by the coding sequence ATGAGTTCAAACACTCCTCTTGTTGCAATTGATCATTTCCGAATGGATTTTGGTAAAAAAACGGTCATCAAAGACCTTTCCTTTACCGTTGCACCCGGCGAGATATTCGGATTTTTAGGAAGTAACGGATCGGGTAAAACCACGACTATCCGTGCACTCCTTGGCCTATACGAACCAACAGGTGGATCACTTTTAATTAACGGGCAGGTTTTTAGCCCAAAGCACAGCAAAACGCTCGGCTATCTTCCAGAAGAACGCGGGCTATATAAAAAAGAGCCCGTTATTGACGTTATGACGTATTTCGGGCAGTTGAAGGGTATCTCCAGGAGCGATGCGCGTAAATGGTCGCTTGATTATCTTGAACGTGTAGATCTCGCTGATCATGCCAAGGCGAAGCTCGATAAGCTTTCCGGAGGACAACAGCAAAAGGTGCAGCTAGGCGTGACTATCATGAGTAGCCCCGAACTTCTTATTCTTGATGAACCTACCAAAGGCTTTGACCCGGTCAATCGCCGTCTTTTGATGGATATTATTGACGAGCAAAACAAAAAGGGTGCTGGGGTTATGATGGTAACCCACCAAATGGAAGAGGTAGAGCGTCTTTGCTCGCGCGCGCTACTGCTAAAAGATGGCAAAGCCGAAGCGTATGGAACAATTGACGAGATCAAAGATAACTTTGGCGGCCAAAGGATCATGCTTCGTTTTAAAGGTGCTGTTCCTGAAAAACCAAGCCTATACACGATTACTAAAAGTGAAACGTCATACGCCGAACTAACACCGAAAGAAGATGTTGGGCATGATCGTATTCTGCGCGAACTTATGAGTGCGTCTAACCTGGATATTTCGACGTTTGATGTTCGGAAACCGTCGCTTGATGAAATATTCGTAAGCGTTTACGGGGCCAAGAAGCCTGATCATGCATAA
- a CDS encoding ABC transporter permease: MHNFNTVLRFELVRTFKKPSFWLSVLAIPALMGIIFAVIIFSNQTSDKQQEEFNKQPFSLVVDDQSNLVSDAFLGQLKASRVGSKAEGIKQVQDGKVDAFFYYPKEVTKDPIEVYNKNDGIMNNSKYTSVSESLIKMSATAKVGSEQLVDIITGQVKSTQTNFENGEVINPISRMVAPALFLVIFYAVIVLLGSQMLTSTTEEKENRVTEMLLTSVSSRSLIVGKIVALIILGFVQILVILLPGLLAYTVGRDALNIPDLSSFISTIEFELWPTLLGAGLLVSGFLLFTGLLVAIGAAMPTAKEANSFFGFIITVMVVPFWFFPLLMSSSPSGVVTGLSYFPLTAPFALLIRNAFNTLPLHEAIIGLVIVFISGIIAISMAIRIFRYGTLEYSKRLSLSTIFKRKEKTTS; the protein is encoded by the coding sequence ATGCATAATTTTAATACCGTTCTTCGTTTCGAGCTTGTTCGGACATTCAAAAAACCTTCCTTCTGGCTAAGCGTGCTCGCGATTCCCGCGCTTATGGGAATTATTTTTGCCGTTATCATTTTCTCTAATCAAACGAGTGATAAGCAGCAGGAAGAATTTAATAAGCAGCCATTTTCATTGGTCGTTGATGACCAATCCAATCTAGTCAGCGACGCGTTTTTAGGTCAGCTAAAAGCATCCCGGGTGGGTTCGAAAGCGGAAGGCATTAAACAGGTACAGGACGGAAAAGTCGACGCGTTCTTCTACTATCCAAAAGAGGTCACGAAAGACCCCATCGAGGTCTACAACAAAAACGACGGGATTATGAATAATTCAAAGTATACATCCGTTTCTGAGAGTTTAATCAAGATGAGCGCAACGGCAAAAGTCGGCTCAGAGCAGCTTGTCGATATTATTACCGGACAAGTGAAGTCAACACAGACTAATTTTGAAAACGGCGAAGTGATCAATCCGATTAGCCGGATGGTCGCACCTGCTCTATTCCTTGTCATTTTTTACGCTGTTATCGTTCTCCTTGGCAGCCAGATGCTCACAAGCACTACCGAAGAAAAGGAAAACCGGGTTACCGAAATGCTGCTTACGAGCGTTTCGTCGCGTTCGTTGATTGTCGGAAAGATCGTCGCGCTTATTATTCTTGGTTTCGTTCAAATCCTCGTTATCTTGCTACCAGGTCTTCTCGCGTACACGGTAGGTAGGGACGCGTTAAACATCCCCGATCTTAGCAGCTTTATTAGTACTATAGAGTTCGAACTATGGCCCACACTCCTTGGCGCAGGCCTACTGGTGTCTGGCTTCTTGCTATTTACCGGACTTCTCGTTGCGATTGGAGCGGCAATGCCAACCGCTAAAGAAGCTAATAGTTTCTTCGGATTCATTATCACCGTTATGGTCGTTCCGTTTTGGTTCTTCCCGCTACTGATGTCGTCGAGTCCATCAGGTGTCGTAACGGGTTTATCGTATTTTCCGCTAACTGCACCGTTCGCGCTGTTAATCCGCAATGCGTTTAACACGCTGCCTCTCCACGAAGCGATAATCGGGCTAGTGATCGTGTTCATTTCCGGCATCATTGCGATTAGCATGGCTATCCGGATTTTCCGCTATGGAACACTCGAATATTCAAAACGACTATCCTTATCGACAATCTTTAAGCGCAAAGAAAAAACCACGTCCTAA
- a CDS encoding helix-turn-helix domain-containing protein produces the protein MNTASQTVGCVKAATEILGDKWTPQLLRFFINEEVVRFCQLQDLVGGINPRTLSARLITLEEHDIIEKLPSESTRCEYRLTDKGRDLLPILQDMEQWSDKYATSHV, from the coding sequence ATGAATACCGCGAGCCAGACAGTCGGCTGCGTCAAAGCCGCAACAGAAATCTTAGGTGACAAATGGACACCTCAGTTGCTACGCTTCTTTATCAACGAAGAAGTGGTACGCTTTTGTCAGCTCCAAGACCTAGTCGGCGGAATCAACCCTCGTACGTTGTCTGCACGGCTCATTACGCTAGAAGAGCATGACATTATCGAAAAATTACCTTCTGAATCAACCCGCTGCGAATATCGTTTGACCGACAAGGGTAGGGATCTACTACCAATCTTGCAAGATATGGAACAGTGGAGTGACAAATACGCCACAAGTCACGTCTAA
- a CDS encoding response regulator transcription factor gives MRVLLIEDEHKIARALKKALEQEKYAVDVAYDGDEGYAMATTEPYDVAIIDRMLPGEYNGIAIVEAMRKEKIHTPVLLLTALGAVADRTQGLDSGADDYLVKPFALEELLARVRALLRRPTQQQSTVLTAGDLTLNTITYEVKRGDTSIQLTGKEFALLEYLLRNQDRPLPKELIISHVWDYDADILPNTVEVYIKYLRTKVDQPFKKQLIHTVRGFGYKLQAGTS, from the coding sequence ATGAGAGTATTGTTAATTGAAGATGAACACAAAATTGCAAGAGCACTCAAGAAAGCTCTAGAGCAAGAAAAATATGCCGTAGACGTCGCTTATGACGGCGACGAAGGCTATGCAATGGCCACCACCGAACCTTACGATGTTGCCATTATTGACCGCATGCTTCCGGGCGAGTACAACGGTATTGCCATTGTCGAAGCCATGCGAAAAGAAAAAATCCACACGCCCGTACTGCTTTTAACGGCACTGGGTGCGGTAGCCGACCGGACACAGGGGCTAGACAGCGGTGCCGATGACTATCTTGTAAAACCATTTGCCCTCGAAGAACTACTAGCAAGAGTCCGGGCACTGCTTCGGCGTCCAACACAACAACAATCAACCGTATTAACGGCTGGTGATCTAACGCTGAATACAATTACCTACGAAGTAAAGCGGGGCGACACCTCAATCCAGCTGACGGGCAAGGAGTTCGCGCTGCTCGAGTATCTTTTGCGCAACCAAGACCGTCCACTTCCAAAAGAACTCATCATCTCGCACGTATGGGACTACGATGCGGATATTCTGCCAAATACGGTCGAGGTATATATTAAATATCTCCGTACGAAAGTTGATCAGCCTTTCAAAAAACAGCTGATCCATACCGTCCGCGGCTTCGGCTATAAACTACAGGCAGGGACGTCATAA